The following coding sequences are from one Melospiza melodia melodia isolate bMelMel2 chromosome 2, bMelMel2.pri, whole genome shotgun sequence window:
- the PPEF1 gene encoding serine/threonine-protein phosphatase with EF-hands 1, with amino-acid sequence MGSIIGTMGCSSSVADRKSENVIRAAILIQKWYRFTMARLEMRRRYSLSIFQSIEYADEQDQLQLSNFFTFMLDHCTHPEAVSQIFTSPSTPQVVDEDLSLKEFEKKIAVPDSYYGPRLSFPLTVEDANALLHAFRNEQLLHARYVLQLLSETRRVLKEMPNITHLSTSYSKEITVCGDLHGNLDDLLLIFYKNGLPSEQNPYVFNGDFVDRGKNSMEILIILFAFLLIYPNDLHLNRGNHEDYIMNLRYGFTKEVSKKYKDHWKQILSLLRDVFSWLPLATIIDSKVLILHGGISDTTDLDFLNALERNKLKSLMRPPKSVGNRQDQVKKKTPMTKPSKHTANQHVAGKTQHISSSGFTEPSGSNLPPDPALKEWKQILDILWSDPRSQNGCTPNKCRGGGCYFGPDVTAKLFERYNLKMLIRSHEFKPEGYEISHDGKVITVFSASNYYEEGSNRGAYIKLNPELTPRFVQYQVSKLTRRKNLRERVGTIESSALKSLREKIYAHRSELISAFAQYDVNGTGRISVNDWAAAMESVLQLELPWRMLRSQLAQMNPDGEVDFMSCFYDLKMGQPIKEAQPALAETLCRYRKDLEIIFNIIDKDHSGLISLEEFSQTWRLFTSHLGIDIQDDSIDKLVLSIDYNKDGHIDFNEFLEAFHVVHRLEKKATS; translated from the exons ATGGGCAGCATCATTGGAACCATGGGGTGCAGCAGTTCTGTAGCTGACAGAAAGTCAGAGAATG TCATCAGAGCTGCAATCCTCATCCAGAAGTGGTACCGCTTCACCATGGCCCGCCTGGAGATGAGGCGCCGCTACTCCCTCAGCATCTTTCAGTCAATCGAGTATGCTGATGAGCAGGATCAGCTGCAG CTATCCAATTTTTTTACATTCATGCTGGATCATTGTACTCATCCTGAAGCAg TTTCTCAAATTTTCACCAGCCCTAGTACTCCTCAGGTAGTGGATGAAGACTTGTCTTTAAAAGAATTTGAAAAGAAGATTGCTGTTCCAGACTCCTATTATGGACCACGACTCTCATTCCCTCTTACTGTTGAAGATGCCAATGCTCTCCTTCATGCTTTCAGGAACGAACAG CTGCTTCATGCCCGCTatgtgctgcagctgctcagtGAAACTAGGAGGGTTCTCAAGGAGATGCCAAATATCACCCATCTTTCAACTTCCTACTCCAAGGAGATTACTGTCTGTG GAGATTTGCATGGAAACCTGGATGATCTTTTGCTGATATTCTATAAG aatgGTCTGCCTTCAGAACAAAACCCCTATGTCTTTAATGGTGATTTTGTTGACAGAGGGAAAAATTCTATGGAAATACTTATAATCCTATTTGCATTTCTTCTTATCTATCCCAATGATTTGCACTTGAATAGAGGAAACCATGAAGACTACATCATGAACCTGAG ATATGGATTCACAAAAGAAGTTTCAAAGAAGTACAAG GACCATTGGAAACAGATTTTGAGTCTTCTGCGAGATGTTTTTAGCTGGCTTCCCCTTGCCACTATAATTGATAGCAAAGTTCTTATCCTACATGGGGGGATTTCAGACACCACAGATTTGGATTTCCTGAATGCACTTGAGAGAAATAAG ttgaaatCTTTGATGCGGCCACCAAAGTCAGTGGGAAACAGACAGGACCAAGTGAAGAAGAAAACTCCCATGACCAAACCCAGTAAACACACTGCCAACCAGCATGTTGCAGGGAAGACACAACACATCTCTTCATCGGGCTTCACGGAGCCTTCAGGTTCAAATTTGCCTCCAGACCCCGCCCTGAAGGAATGGAAACAA ATCCTTGACATTCTGTGGAGTGATCCAAGGAGCCAAAATGGCTGCACACCAAACAAGTGTCGAGGAGGAGGCTGTTACTTTGGTCCTGATGTCACTGCCAAGCTGTTTGAGAGATATAATCTGAAGATGCTCATCAGGTCCCATGAATTTAAGCCAGAAGGTTATGAGATCAGTCATGATGGGAAG GTTATCACCGTATTCTCTGCCTCTAACTATTACGAGGAGGGCAGTAACCGGGGCGCTTACATCAAGCTGAATCCCGAGCTGACCCCGCGCTTTGTGCAGTACCAGGTCAGCAAGCTCACGCGCAGGAAGAATCTCCGCGAGAG ggtAGGTACAATTGAATCATCTGCCTTAAAGTCCTTACGAGAGAAGATTTATGCACACAGGTCTGAACTCATCAGTGCTTTTGCTCAATATGACGTCAATGGCACAG GCAGGATTTCTGTCAATGACTGGGCTGCAGCAATGGAGTCTGTcctacagctggagctgccctggaggATGCTGCGCTCTCAGCTAGCACAGATGAACCCAGATGGAGAAGTCGACTTCATGTCTTGTTTTTATGATTTGAAAATGGGTCAACCTATAAAAGAG GCTCAGCCAGCTTTGGCAGAAACACTGTGCAGATACAGAAAGGATCTGGAGATCATCTTTAACATCATTGACAAAGATCACTCAG GTTTGATTTCTCTTGAGGAATTCAGCCAGACATGGAGACTGTTCACTTCTCACCTGGGCATTGATATACAGGATGATTCCATTGACAAGTTAGTCCTCAGCATAGACTACAACAAAGATGGCCACATTGACTTCAATGAATTTTTAGAGGCCTTTCATGTTGTTCACAGACTTGAGAAAAAGGCAACCTCTTGA